From Miscanthus floridulus cultivar M001 chromosome 15, ASM1932011v1, whole genome shotgun sequence, the proteins below share one genomic window:
- the LOC136507799 gene encoding mannan endo-1,4-beta-mannosidase 1-like, translating into MVIMRNLTNCVYKLDLFGRAPLCNFWLRHRKRGFTAVERLLCLCSCVRPCWRQQQAAEARGDAFVRVQGTRFVRNGKPFFVNGFNAYWLMNLGGNHAQRGKVTSALSQAAGAVPSLARTWAFNDGNRSSALLCSPVCYNERTFQGFDFELSEARKYGIKMILSLVNYYHEY; encoded by the exons ATGGTCATCATGAGAAACCTAACCAATTGTGTTTATAAGTTAGACCTTTTTGGTCGGGCCCCCCTATGTAATTTCTGGCTCCGCCACAGGAAGCGAGGCTTCACAGCGGTGGAGCGCTTGCTCTGCTTATGCTCCTGTGTTCGTCCATGCTGGAGGCAGCAGCAAGCAGCGGAGGCCCGCGGGGATGCGTTCGTGAGGGTCCAGGGCACCCGCTTCGTGCGGAACGGCAAGCCGTTCTTCGTCAACGGGTTCAATGCCTACTGGCTCATGAACTTGGGCGGCAACCACGCGCAGAGGGGCAAGGTCACCTCGGCGCTGAGCCAGGCTGCCGGTGCCGTCCCCTCCCTAGCCAGGACGTGGGCGTTCAACGACGGCAACCGCAGCAGTGCACTGCTGTGCTCTCCCGTCTGCTACAACGAGAGGACTTTCCAG GGGTTCGATTTTGAGCTATCTGAGGCTAGGAAGTATGGGATTAAGATGATTCTGAGCCTTGTGAATTATTACCATGAGTATTGA
- the LOC136507800 gene encoding uncharacterized protein has product MDNCWEAIVDTWLSEEYEQYHAVRSRCRAMMQGSSHKQGPTTLKEYAARYTRFHPGQECASFKAYALAHKGKAKDPDLVYNPEDPPEAYSNLSVHSSLSDSSPAIRPHSQPQVVALQAQIEALQESQQASQSQFQALQLSHQAELAQERARVQAQLEAFQQSQKAWYEYMASFSQSMGQPPPPPPPPMIPLVPPPPRDGTPGPSTAGSNNDQDLDLSPFLGRAPTM; this is encoded by the exons atggacaactgctgggaggccattgtggacacgtggttgagtgaggagtacgagcaatatcacgccgtacgctcacgttgccgtgcgatgatgcagggttcctcgcacaaacaagggcccactaccctcaaggaatatgcagccagatat acgcggttccaccccggccaggagtgcgcctcgttcaaggcatatgccttggcacacaagggcaaggcaaaggaccccgacctcgtctacaacccggaggacccgcctgaGGCATACAGTAACCTGAGCGTGCACAGTAgcctcagcga ttcgagcccggccatacgcccacactcacagccccaggtggtagcactccag gctcagattgaagccctgcaggagtcacagcaggcctcacagagccagtttcaggccctccagctatcgcaccaggccgagttggcacaggagagggcgcgagtgcaggcccagcttgaggccttccagcagtcgcagaaggcctggtacgagtacatggccagcttttctcagagcatgggccagcctccaccacctccgccgccgccgatgataccgttggtgcctccacctccgcgcgacggcactcct ggaccttctacagctggatcgaacaacgatcaagacttggacttgtctccgtttctcggtagggctccgaccatgtga